From Fusarium musae strain F31 chromosome 8, whole genome shotgun sequence:
GAGATGGAAGCCATGGCTTTGTGAGTACCCTTGGCCATTATTCAGTCTAAATCATAGATATCAAATGAATCCTTGAACGTAATGGCTACCGTAACAAACCTGGGTAAGCTACCCAATGTTGAGGCTTACCAGGACCCTGAATCGGCTGCTTCCATAATTCCTCAAGACTCATATTCTTTCGTCGAACGTCATCCCCACTTCCTCCATAGACTTCCCTAGTATAGGTAGATGTCATTGCGAGGAGTGTTGCCTTTACTGTAGGTCCGTTGGTCACTGGCGTTCCGCTCTCAAAAATAGTTTCTTCGAGATTGTCTGCGTCTGGACAACCACAGCCTTTTGCGCTGTTATCTCTGGGCGACGACTCACAAGCCATACTGCCTACTATTATGTCACTACTGAGTGTAATCTGGCAATCAATGATCGCGATGGGTATCTCTTCAGTCGTCTCCAGTTGAATACGTGCTCCTGATTCATCTGGATCGGGACATGATCCGCCAACTGTGGCCTAAAATAATGGTTAGTCTTCCAAAAAATAATAGGTCACTGTCCATAGAAAGCGTTATTATGATAAGGCAAAAGATTGGGGGATCAAAAGAGTCTTCAGGCCTAACAGAAAAACAAAGAGTAAATATCAACACAGATAGGCATTATTCCCCTTGCCATAAGGGCTAATGTGATGGTGGCAGGGTTGATGTTGCGCCTTTCAACGCCTTCTAATCCTTTCGAACCCGAACTTACTTGAATGAAGTGCTTTGTTTCCATCAATGGAGTCATAGAAGATGGTTTCAATGGTTTCTGGCCCACTAACCTTCCAGCTTCTATTTGCTTACAGGTTGGCAACATGAGATCATCAGAGATAGAAACTGACACGCCAGGGTCTGGGCTTGGCAGATAGTTCTCTCCGAACAACGACTCTAGAGACGCATCACTGTCACAGGGGGAAGTcctttcttcctcatccgtATTTCTACGCGTAGCAGTCGACCTGCCAGCGGTGAATCTTTCCAAAAGCACAAGCTTTTGTTCATCTGCTTCACCTGTTGCTCGACTCTTTGTCCGCCTTTTGCGTCTTTGGATAATGAAGTAAGTCAAGTAGTCAGCTCGAAAACCATTGTTAACGGCATCAAGATTGACTGTGACGGGGATCTTGCCACCGATGGGGGATGTTCTATAGGGCATGTCGACAGAGAAAGATATTCCCGCGTTTTGTTGTCTGGACAATCTATTCCTGGGAATGCTTTTCTTCTCCCTCAGCTGATTCGGAATTTGAATGACCGGTAAATGTTTCCTGAGGTGAAACCTTTCGTAGAATCCGGAGAGACTCATAACAGCACATACAGTCCACCTGGTGTGTTGGTTGAAGCAGTTCTCGGCGTGGGCATAAAGACAATCAATGGGTGACTCAAACGGGTAACTGTAAGACCCAGGTGGGAAGGAAACATGCTCTGCCATAGCAACACCGTCATTCTCAGGCCTTCTTGAATTTCTTTGCGAGTTCCCTTCATCGAGAATAAAGGTGCAATTCCCAAATTTTGTGTCGGGGATGGCATGGGCATCGAAGAGCCTAAGTCTCCAGCATTGGAAGTAAAGGCCATCTCCACTTCgttgttttccttttctaAGTTTCCAGTCTTCCGTATCATTCTGGGCTGTTCCGGATACACTGATTTCAATGTAGATCGACTTGATATCAACGGGCTTGTATGTCGTGATGTTCAGCCTACCCTGAAAGGTCATTGGCGAAGCATCAGTTAAACCTAAAAACGGGTTTTCATCGTCTTGTAAGCTAAAGACAAGAATAGGGTCGTTAAAACGAAGTTCCCAAGCCAAGTCTAGCAGACGATCCATTGACTCCAGGGTGGAGGAGCTAGCTTTAGTAGAAGAGTCATGGCCACCTTTTTCAGGAATAATTTCTCTCTGGTGCTGGTCAAGGTTCTCGTACTCAGGTTCGAGTAAGGAATGCGCATTAGAAGTCGGCGAAAGTTTTGGTCCTGTGCTAGCAATCAAAGCCCGCTTGCGATTTTCCAGCTCGGTCAACATATGATCTCTCACCGTTTTAAG
This genomic window contains:
- a CDS encoding hypothetical protein (EggNog:ENOG41), which gives rise to MPYRTSPIGGKIPVTVNLDAVNNGFRADYLTYFIIQRRKRRTKSRATGEADEQKLVLLERFTAGRSTATRRNTDEEERTSPCDSDASLESLFGENYLPSPDPGVSVSISDDLMLPTFRVRKD